A single region of the Oryzias latipes chromosome 21, ASM223467v1 genome encodes:
- the mettl5 gene encoding methyltransferase-like protein 5 codes for MKLKELESCLQQVDTFEEPKILLEQYPTSPHIAACMLYTIHNTFGDIDGKLVADLGCGCGVLSLGAAMLDAGLCVGFDIDSDALDIFRRNAEEFEIPSLDLIQCDLCCLNAEVYANRFDTVIMNPPFGTKHNQGMDMKFLRAALTMAETAVYSLHKTSTREHIQKKAKDWGVKMEVIAELRYDLPASYKFHKKKSVDIQVDFLRFSKA; via the exons ATGAAGCTTAAAGAGTTAGAAAGCTGCCTGCAGCAGGTGGACACGTTTGAAGAGCCTAAAATTCTCCTGGAGCAGTATCCAACCAGTCCTCATATCgcag CATGCATGCTTTACACAATCCATAACACCTTCGGCGACATCGACGGTAAACTGGTGGCAGATCTGGGATGCGGCTGCGGAGTCCTCAGCCTCGGTGCTGCGATGCTGGACGCGGG TTTGTGCGTGGGCTTTGACATCGACAGTGACGCGCTGGATATTTTTAGAAGAAACGCGGAGGAATTTGAGATTCCTAGTTTAGACCTGATCCAGTGCGACTTGTGTTGCCTCAATGCAGAGGTTTATGCCAATAGGTTTGACACTGTAATAATGAATCCACCATTTGGGACAAAACACAACCAAG GTATGGACATGAAGTTTCTCAGAGCTGCTTTGACAATGGCAGAAACGGCCGTGTATTCGCTTCACAAGACTTCAACGCGGGAG CACAtacaaaaaaaggctaaagATTGGGGAGTAAAAATGGAAGTCATTGCAG agCTACGATATGATTTGCCAGCATCTTACAAGTTTCACAAAAAGAAATCG GTCGATATTCAGGTGGACTTCCTACGTTTCTCCAAGGCCTGA
- the ssb gene encoding lupus La protein yields the protein MAENQEEMSPVEMKVARQLEYYFGDHNLPRDRFLKEQLQLDDGWVTLETMLKFNRLKSLTTENSVIISALQKSKTGLLEISEDKTKVRRSPDKPLPEVNDEYKDAVKHRSVYIKGFPLETTLDEIQEWLNDKGDVENVQMRRTLQRKFKGSVFVCFGSEESAKQFLERSDIKSFKDNDMLVLSREAYHEMKAKEKKQFKVETKAKARQEREQQQKNAEETEMGRLLEEQTGCLLKFSGELEDVSREDFHKLFSGHGNIKWVDFARGAKEGTLLFDGNAKEAFEKAKEANGGELKIKDNVVTWELLEGDEEKEVMKKIIGAQQESFNRSKGRGGRGRSGGRGRGGWRGRAGKGQGRTPFQGKKTKFNSDDEEEEDAPAPQKRELEDGDGPAAKVAKTENGS from the exons ATGGCTGAAAACCAAGAAGAAATGTCTCCAGTTGAGATGAAAGTGGCGAGACAATTGGAG TATTATTTTGGAGATCACAACCTTCCGAGAGATCGGTTCCTGAAGGAGCAGTTGCAGCTGGATGATGGCTGGGTTACCCTGGAGACCATGCTGAAATTCAACag acTGAAGTCTTTGACCACAGAGAACAGCGTCATCAtctccgctctgcagaaatcaaAGACCGGCCTCTTGGAAATTAGCGAAGACAAGACTAAAGTCAGGAGATCACCGGACAAACCTTTACCAGAAGTGAACGATGAATACAAAGACGCAGTAAAACACAGATCTGTGTACATT AAAGGTTTTCCTCTTGAAACAACTCTGGATGAGATCCAGGAGTGGCTGAATGACAAAGGAGACGTGGAAAACGTTCAAATGAGGAGAACCCTGCAGAGGAAGTTCAAG GGGTCTGTGTTCGTATGCTTTGGCAGTGAAGAATCGGCTAAACAGTTTTTGGAGCGATCAGACATCAAATCATTCAAAGACAATGACATGCTTGTGCTGTCGAG GGAAGCCTACCACGAAATGAaggcaaaagagaaaaaacagttcaaagTGGAGACCAAAGCTAAAGCCAGACA ggaaagggagcaacaacaaaaaaatgctgaagaAACAGAAATG GGACGTCTTTTGGAGGAACAGACGGGTTGTCTGCTGAAATTTTCTGGGGAGCTTGAAGACGTGTCAAGAGAagattttcacaaactgttttcAGGCCATGGAAACATTAAGTGGGTTGACTTTGCCAGAGGGGCCAAGGAG ggCACCCTCCTTTTTGATGGAAATGCCAAGGAAGCCTTTGAAAAAGCCAAAGAAGCAAATGGGGGGGAACTGAAAATCAAGGACAACGTTGTTACGTGGGAGCTGCTGGAGGGAGACGAAGAGAAAGAAGTGATGAAGAAAATCATCGGAGCTCAACAAGAATCATTTAACAGATCTAAAGGAAGGG gaggaagaggacgaTCAGgtgggagaggaagaggaggctggAGGGGAAGAGCTGGGAAAGGTCAAGGCAGAACTCCGTTCCAAGGAAAGAAGACAAAGTTTAACAGTGatgacgaggaggaggaagatg CTCCTGCTCCCCAAAAGAGAGAACTCGAAGACGGTGATGGCCCTGCAGCAAAAGTTGCCAAAACTGAAAATGGATCTTAA
- the klhl23 gene encoding kelch-like protein 23 isoform X2, with protein MFELEEGAFGRERTKARSIHGRSLEDIMMSQTTKEIYTFDFCDGEHAAHLLDALRHFYVGGLFTDVSLQCGESGEVFPCHRALLAARSSYFKVMFTADMRERSNSFIKLTGVDCAALRALLDYVYTAQVRITDRTVQSLLEAADLLQFTSVKQACEDFLIRLMDVDNCLGMHAFAELHLCTKLEREARRLMLSRFTELTDQEEFLDLDFEKVRSVLSTQSITAQRDEDLIGAIVKWVTHRLDDRVPYVLKLLHCMDLDLDEIYFRSSLEVYRQYLSKDDGKLRSVIFQALRSNGKEISTRIKISSSVYIIGGYYWHPLCEVHIWDPISNTWVQGKDIPDYERESYSVTLLGANIYVTGGYRTNTVEALDSVSIYNCDSDEWSKGCPMITARYYHSSVALRGCIYVLGGYRAGAPERETEFYDPLKKKWFSVSKMIQGVGNATACTVAEKIYVTGGHYGYRGSCTYENIQMYNPDTNEWSIITMSPHPGGYSYSKGTYLESIEKYDPDLDSWKIVGSLPSPTRSHGCVSILGIH; from the exons ATGTTTGAACTGGAAGAGGGGGCGTTTGGAAGGGAGAGGACAAAAGCGCGATCCATCCATGGAAGAAGTTTAGAG GATATCATGATGTCACAAACCACTAAAGAGATCTACACATTTGATTTCTGTGATGGGGAGCACGCGGCTCACCTTTTGGATGCGCTCCGGCATTTCTACGTGGGCGGCTTGTTCACTGACGTGAGCTTGCAGTGTGGTGAATCCGGAGAGGTGTTTCCCTGTCACAGAGCCCTTCTGGCAGCCCGCAGCTCTTATTTTAAAGTCATGTTTACAGCTGATATGAGGGAAAGATCCAACAGCTTCATCAAGCTGACTGGAGTGGACTGCGCAGCTCTGCGCGCTCTGCTGGATTATGTTTACACCGCGCAGGTGCGCATCACTGACAGGACCGTGCAGAGCCTGCTGGAGGCTGCGGACCTCCTTCAGTTCACCTCTGTTAAACAAGCATGTGAGGACTTCCTCATTCGCCTCATGGACGTGGACAACTGTCTGGGCATGCACGCGTTTGCTGAGCTGCACCTGTGCACCAAGCTGGAAAGGGAGGCACGGAGACTGATGCTGAGCAGATTCACAGAACTCACCGATCAAGAGGAGTTCCTGGATTTGGACTTTGAGAAAGTGAGGTCAGTTCTTTCTACTCAGAGCATCACTGCACAGAGAGATGAAGATCTCATTGGTGCTATTGTGAAGTGGGTCACTCATAGGTTGGATGACCGTGTCCCCTATGTGTTAAAGCTCCTGCACTGCATGGATCTGGATCTGGATGAGATTTATTTCAGATCTTCATTAGAAGTGTACAGACAGTACCtgtcaaaagatgatgggaagCTGAGGTCCGTCATCTTTCAGGCTTTGAGATCCAATGGCAAAGAAATCTCCACAAGAATAAAAATATCCTCCAGCGTGTATATCATCGGAGGATACTACTGGCACCCTCTTTGTGAGGTGCACATCTGGGATCCTATCAGCAACACATGGGTACAAGGCAAAGATATTCCTGACTACGAAAGAGAAAGCTACAGCGTCACCCTGCTTGGAGCAAACATTTATGTGACCGGGGGCTACAGAACAAATACAGTGGAGGCCCTGGACAGTGTTTCTATCTATAACTGTGATTCTGATGAATGGAGCAAAGGTTGCCCCATGATCACAGCCAGGTACTATCACTCCTCTGTGGCTCTGCGTGGCTGTATTTATGTCTTGGGAGGATACAGAGCAGGAGCTCCGGAGCGGGAGACTGAATTTTATgatcctttaaaaaagaaatggttttcTGTCTCCAAAATGATTCAAG GTGTAGGGAATGCCACTGCTTGCACAGTTGCAGAGAAAATCTATGTGACTGGAGGCCACTATGGATACAGAGGAAGCTGCACATATGAGAACATCCAGATGTACAACCCTGATACTAACGAATGGAGTATCATTACGATGAGTCCCCATCCAG GAGGATATTCCTACTCCAAAGGGACGTACCTGGAAAGCATTGAGAAATACGACCCGGACTTGGACTCATGGAAGATTGTGGGTTCTCTTCCAAGCCCTACCAGGTCCCATGGATGTGTTTCCATTCTTGGTATTCACTGA
- the klhl23 gene encoding kelch-like protein 23 isoform X1: MFELEEGAFGRERTKARSIHGRSLEDIMMSQTTKEIYTFDFCDGEHAAHLLDALRHFYVGGLFTDVSLQCGESGEVFPCHRALLAARSSYFKVMFTADMRERSNSFIKLTGVDCAALRALLDYVYTAQVRITDRTVQSLLEAADLLQFTSVKQACEDFLIRLMDVDNCLGMHAFAELHLCTKLEREARRLMLSRFTELTDQEEFLDLDFEKVRSVLSTQSITAQRDEDLIGAIVKWVTHRLDDRVPYVLKLLHCMDLDLDEIYFRSSLEVYRQYLSKDDGKLRSVIFQALRSNGKEISTRIKISSSVYIIGGYYWHPLCEVHIWDPISNTWVQGKDIPDYERESYSVTLLGANIYVTGGYRTNTVEALDSVSIYNCDSDEWSKGCPMITARYYHSSVALRGCIYVLGGYRAGAPERETEFYDPLKKKWFSVSKMIQGVGNATACTVAEKIYVTGGHYGYRGSCTYENIQMYNPDTNEWSIITMSPHPEHGLCSVSLNNKLFLMGGQTAVADCYDTEKDEWKPVSMMNERRMECGAVVINGSIYVTGGYSYSKGTYLESIEKYDPDLDSWKIVGSLPSPTRSHGCVSILGIH; encoded by the exons ATGTTTGAACTGGAAGAGGGGGCGTTTGGAAGGGAGAGGACAAAAGCGCGATCCATCCATGGAAGAAGTTTAGAG GATATCATGATGTCACAAACCACTAAAGAGATCTACACATTTGATTTCTGTGATGGGGAGCACGCGGCTCACCTTTTGGATGCGCTCCGGCATTTCTACGTGGGCGGCTTGTTCACTGACGTGAGCTTGCAGTGTGGTGAATCCGGAGAGGTGTTTCCCTGTCACAGAGCCCTTCTGGCAGCCCGCAGCTCTTATTTTAAAGTCATGTTTACAGCTGATATGAGGGAAAGATCCAACAGCTTCATCAAGCTGACTGGAGTGGACTGCGCAGCTCTGCGCGCTCTGCTGGATTATGTTTACACCGCGCAGGTGCGCATCACTGACAGGACCGTGCAGAGCCTGCTGGAGGCTGCGGACCTCCTTCAGTTCACCTCTGTTAAACAAGCATGTGAGGACTTCCTCATTCGCCTCATGGACGTGGACAACTGTCTGGGCATGCACGCGTTTGCTGAGCTGCACCTGTGCACCAAGCTGGAAAGGGAGGCACGGAGACTGATGCTGAGCAGATTCACAGAACTCACCGATCAAGAGGAGTTCCTGGATTTGGACTTTGAGAAAGTGAGGTCAGTTCTTTCTACTCAGAGCATCACTGCACAGAGAGATGAAGATCTCATTGGTGCTATTGTGAAGTGGGTCACTCATAGGTTGGATGACCGTGTCCCCTATGTGTTAAAGCTCCTGCACTGCATGGATCTGGATCTGGATGAGATTTATTTCAGATCTTCATTAGAAGTGTACAGACAGTACCtgtcaaaagatgatgggaagCTGAGGTCCGTCATCTTTCAGGCTTTGAGATCCAATGGCAAAGAAATCTCCACAAGAATAAAAATATCCTCCAGCGTGTATATCATCGGAGGATACTACTGGCACCCTCTTTGTGAGGTGCACATCTGGGATCCTATCAGCAACACATGGGTACAAGGCAAAGATATTCCTGACTACGAAAGAGAAAGCTACAGCGTCACCCTGCTTGGAGCAAACATTTATGTGACCGGGGGCTACAGAACAAATACAGTGGAGGCCCTGGACAGTGTTTCTATCTATAACTGTGATTCTGATGAATGGAGCAAAGGTTGCCCCATGATCACAGCCAGGTACTATCACTCCTCTGTGGCTCTGCGTGGCTGTATTTATGTCTTGGGAGGATACAGAGCAGGAGCTCCGGAGCGGGAGACTGAATTTTATgatcctttaaaaaagaaatggttttcTGTCTCCAAAATGATTCAAG GTGTAGGGAATGCCACTGCTTGCACAGTTGCAGAGAAAATCTATGTGACTGGAGGCCACTATGGATACAGAGGAAGCTGCACATATGAGAACATCCAGATGTACAACCCTGATACTAACGAATGGAGTATCATTACGATGAGTCCCCATCCAG AGCACGGGCTGTGTTCTGTGTCCCTGAACAACAAGCTATTTTTAATGGGTGGGCAGACGGCCGTCGCAGACTGCTACGACACGGAGAAAGATGAATGGAAGCCTGTATCCATGATGAATGAGAGGAGAATGGAGTGTGGAGCTGTGGTAATAAATGGATCTATATATGTGACAGGAGGATATTCCTACTCCAAAGGGACGTACCTGGAAAGCATTGAGAAATACGACCCGGACTTGGACTCATGGAAGATTGTGGGTTCTCTTCCAAGCCCTACCAGGTCCCATGGATGTGTTTCCATTCTTGGTATTCACTGA